Genomic segment of Gloeocapsa sp. PCC 7428:
GTTTGGTAGTTCCCGATGTGGGTGGAGAACCGCAAGCCATAGTATTAACAGATACGGTGGGTTTTATCCACGAACTTCCAGCGTCACTCATGGATGCATTTCGCGCCACGCTTGAAGAAGTGACAGAAGCCGACGCGTTACTTCATGTTGTCGATCTTTCGCATCCAGCATGGCAAAGTCAAATTCGGTCAGTGATGAGTATTTTGTCGGAAATGCCTATAACTCCAGGACCCATGCTGATTGCTTTGAACAAAGTCGATCGCGTTGATAGTGATACGTTAGCCGTCGCGCAAGAAGAATTTCCGCAAGCGGTGTATATTTCTGCAAGCGATCGCTTAGGATTAGAAACTCTCCGCCAACGCCTCGGACAACTTGTGCGCTACGCGGTTGCGCCTAGCTAAGGACTAGAAATTACGCAAGATCAAAAATAGGGTTTGTAGCGAACCGACGACAAATCCTAAAACTCCACCTAAATTAACAATTGCTTGTAGTTCATTTTTAACAATTCCTTCGACTGCGGTTTCGAGATCCGCTGCGGAAGTTGATTTAACACGATCAACAATCACTTGATCGATTGACAAAATTGGAATTGCCTGCGCCACAATATTTTCTAAATCGCGTTCTAGGTAGCGTTCTAAAATTAATGCCAGTTCTTTGCTGACAACATCGAGCGAAGTCGTTACTGCTGCTGAATTACGCAGACGGTTTAACAGGAGACTCGCAATGTTTTCCCAATCAAGCGAATCGCTTAAGCCTTGCAGAACTTCACCGCCACGCGTTTGTAAATAGCTGCGAATCGTATCGCGGATCGTTTTGCGTAGCTGGCGTACTGTCGAGACAGGTAAGTTTTGTAAAGACAGATTTTTTAACCAAGTTTTGAGGCGGTTACGAACGTCTAATGAGCGAGTTAATTCTTGGATGCGATCGTTTGCGGCTTCTCTTTCGTCTAAGCAGTAACTTCTGAGGCGCGTTAAGGTATTACGTAAACCGAATAAATTAGCAACAACCCAGTAAGTTCCGCTGGCTTTTTCGCGAAAGCCTTCATCAATCGTTTGAATTGTGCGATCGGTGAGAAAGTCAACTAAAAGCTGACGAATCACGTCGGGTGGTAAAACAACTTGTAATAACCAGTCTGCGAGTTTAGTCGCTTGTTCGTCGCTCAGTTGAAACTCAAGGAGTACTTGATCGAAAATCTGATTCGTTTGCGCTTCTAAAAAATCTTCGCGTCGCGCTAAAACTTTGAGTAAACGTGGTAAAGATTGACCAAGCAAATCTTTGAGGATATTTGCCGTAATTTTTGCAGTTTTCTGCTCTTTGTCAAGGCGAATTTGATCTAAGGCTAATCGTAGCAGCCACAAAATACCAGCCTGCACGCGTTCGGGTTGCAGTAAGCGCCGTGCTAAATTTTGCAATTCTTCTGGCGTCAGCAGGGACCCCATAATTGTGTCTGCAACCCGCTTTGCTAACCGTTCTTGGTTGCGCGGAATTAAACCTGGGGTAAACGGTAAACGATTTCGACCGATATAGATTGCTCGGTAGGGACGAAAGAGCATCTTAATGGCTATGTCGTTCGTAAAATAGCCAATAATTCCTCCGAGTACAGGAGGTGCTGCATAAAACCAAAGGTTAGACCAGTCCAAGAGTGCGAACCGATAAGAATTTCAGGTCTTAGATTTTGGCAAAGACGATGCTGCACATAAATCTAAGGTTTTGTGATTGTCAATACTCCCATCATACCGCTAGCAATGGGGTAGTGTGTGGCTTTGGTAAAGCCTGCATCTTGAGCTAATTTGA
This window contains:
- a CDS encoding DUF445 domain-containing protein, translated to MDWSNLWFYAAPPVLGGIIGYFTNDIAIKMLFRPYRAIYIGRNRLPFTPGLIPRNQERLAKRVADTIMGSLLTPEELQNLARRLLQPERVQAGILWLLRLALDQIRLDKEQKTAKITANILKDLLGQSLPRLLKVLARREDFLEAQTNQIFDQVLLEFQLSDEQATKLADWLLQVVLPPDVIRQLLVDFLTDRTIQTIDEGFREKASGTYWVVANLFGLRNTLTRLRSYCLDEREAANDRIQELTRSLDVRNRLKTWLKNLSLQNLPVSTVRQLRKTIRDTIRSYLQTRGGEVLQGLSDSLDWENIASLLLNRLRNSAAVTTSLDVVSKELALILERYLERDLENIVAQAIPILSIDQVIVDRVKSTSAADLETAVEGIVKNELQAIVNLGGVLGFVVGSLQTLFLILRNF